From a single Anaerolineaceae bacterium oral taxon 439 genomic region:
- a CDS encoding DNA-directed RNA polymerase subunit beta' yields METKGLVALGISLASPEEVLKWSYGEVLKPETINYRRLRPEKDGLFCEAIFGPTRDWQCYCGKYKNPRYKNIVCEKCGVQVTRASVRRERMGHINLSAPIAHIWYTRRIPSYLGLLLDISRRNLDRALYYAQYIVTYVDEEARQKALARLEEEISGSEREYATEFNQKILEIKNYRDQQYAILKEQRDSLQSQTDEKVAAEIAPIIREGQRIESDLHGRLGSVANDDVLIAQTDTVVVKAGETITNAHIAAVQKAVKAKLDEIEGSYRGQLQRDFERLDMEKQTLRAEAEEQMEALRNQLEEISMKSDSTNSKLRDELLDLQPLAFLSEISYRELKSRWGNVFRADMGAEAFMDILRRLDMDRLSEDLWNEVRTTKSKQKRKKAVSRLKVVESFRASKNKPEWMILSILPVIPPDLRPMVQLDGGRFATSDLNDLYRRVINRNNRLKRLLELGAPDVIVRNEKRMLQEAVDSLIDNSQRGKALSRRGRRELKSLSDMLKGKKGRFRRNLLGKRVDYSGRSVIVVGPKLKLYQCGLPKTMALELYHPFLVARLVSEGYASNVKGANRIIERNKPEVLEVLAEVISDHPVLLNRAPTLHRLGIQAFEPILIEGNAIQLHPLVCTAFNADFDGDQMAVHVPLSEKAVAEARQLMLASKNLLKPSDGEPIISPSKDMVLGIYYLTMESAHPELGDGRAFFDSDEVKLAYDLSQVSLHAKIKFRTQTIWNEEKRVVTEAVKTADNQTELIEKEKTFVVRLDSPITRVIETTVGRVLFNEILPEEIRFKNQTFEKGSIKDLISEVYQTCDQEVTTVTADAIKDIGFEYAMRSGSTISVFDITVPDTKESLIAKTEQEVNQINKQWRRGLLTEQERDSRTISLWRDTTDMIGSEVKRTMDPQGNMAVMANSGASKGGFGPISQLAGMRGLMADPSGRIIRLPIKSGFREGLTALEYFISTHGARKGLADTALRTADAGYLTRRLVDIAQDLVINDEDCGTSEGITIRRSENAAKQRFAERIYSRVLCERVVDDRTGEIIGEKDEHITHEMAERIEKSGVESVHVFSPMTCELKHGICAKCYGLDLSRGKKVELGTAVGTVAAQSIGEPGTQLTLRTFHSGGVATQSDITSGLPRVEELFEARRTPKGEAVVAQIEGVATIIQSDKNSDQRVVRIDHSAIAADTFEIPEGWTLAVEDEDTVTAGSVIADNGDATITTPHTGQVRIEDNKVIVGYELRETEEYDIPTTAQLEIRDGDYVSAGQPLTKGSINPHMILRLQGREACANYILSGIQLIYRDQGQMIHNKHFEVIIRKMLGKVQITRSGDSPFLPMDVVDYLRIRDINRKLEAEGKQPAKYVETLLGVSKASLSTDSWLSASSFQHTIKVLASAAIAGAKDPLYGLKENVIIGKLIPAGTGFSQGMFDNEDEYVQNGALIANLPSDE; encoded by the coding sequence GTGGAAACAAAAGGATTAGTTGCATTAGGGATCAGTCTCGCGTCGCCGGAAGAAGTTCTGAAATGGTCATACGGCGAGGTCCTGAAACCCGAAACGATTAACTATCGCCGCCTTCGACCGGAAAAGGATGGGTTATTTTGCGAAGCGATCTTCGGACCGACCCGCGATTGGCAGTGTTACTGCGGAAAGTATAAGAATCCCCGCTACAAAAATATCGTATGCGAAAAATGCGGCGTGCAGGTTACGCGCGCGTCCGTCCGCCGCGAACGCATGGGGCATATTAATCTCTCGGCGCCGATCGCGCATATCTGGTACACGCGCCGGATCCCCTCGTATCTGGGACTCCTCCTCGATATCTCGCGCCGCAACCTCGACCGCGCTTTATACTATGCGCAATATATCGTGACCTACGTCGACGAGGAAGCGCGTCAGAAAGCGTTAGCCCGCCTTGAGGAAGAAATCTCCGGTTCGGAACGCGAATACGCGACCGAATTCAATCAGAAGATCCTCGAAATCAAGAATTACCGGGATCAGCAATACGCCATCCTTAAAGAACAGCGCGATTCGCTCCAGTCGCAGACCGACGAAAAAGTCGCCGCCGAAATCGCCCCGATTATCCGCGAAGGTCAGCGGATCGAGAGCGATCTCCACGGACGCCTGGGGTCGGTCGCAAACGACGACGTCCTCATCGCGCAGACCGATACCGTCGTCGTCAAAGCCGGCGAGACGATTACCAACGCGCATATCGCCGCCGTCCAGAAAGCGGTCAAGGCCAAATTAGACGAAATCGAAGGCAGCTACCGCGGCCAGCTCCAGCGCGACTTCGAACGCCTCGACATGGAAAAGCAGACGCTCCGCGCTGAAGCGGAAGAGCAGATGGAAGCGCTTCGCAACCAGCTCGAAGAAATCTCGATGAAATCCGATTCGACGAATTCGAAGCTCCGAGACGAACTCCTCGATCTTCAGCCGCTGGCGTTCCTAAGCGAAATTTCGTATCGGGAACTGAAATCCCGATGGGGAAACGTTTTCCGCGCCGATATGGGCGCCGAAGCGTTCATGGATATCCTCCGCCGCCTCGACATGGACCGGCTCTCGGAAGACCTCTGGAACGAGGTGCGGACAACAAAGAGCAAGCAGAAGCGCAAGAAAGCCGTCTCGCGCCTCAAGGTCGTCGAATCGTTCCGCGCGTCAAAGAATAAACCGGAATGGATGATCCTGTCGATTCTGCCGGTTATTCCGCCCGACCTGCGCCCCATGGTCCAGCTTGACGGCGGGCGTTTTGCAACCTCCGACCTGAACGATCTTTATCGCCGCGTGATCAACCGCAATAACCGGCTGAAACGGCTCCTCGAGCTCGGTGCGCCGGACGTCATCGTCCGCAACGAAAAGCGCATGCTCCAGGAGGCCGTCGACTCGCTCATCGATAATTCCCAGCGTGGGAAAGCGTTATCGCGCCGCGGCCGCCGCGAGCTGAAATCGCTCTCCGACATGCTGAAAGGGAAGAAAGGCCGCTTCCGCCGCAACCTGCTCGGGAAGCGCGTCGACTACTCCGGGCGTTCGGTTATCGTCGTCGGGCCAAAATTAAAGCTCTACCAATGCGGGCTGCCGAAGACGATGGCGCTCGAACTATATCATCCGTTCCTGGTCGCGCGCCTCGTATCCGAAGGCTACGCTTCGAACGTCAAAGGCGCGAACCGGATTATCGAACGCAATAAACCCGAAGTCCTCGAAGTCCTCGCCGAAGTCATCAGCGACCATCCGGTCCTGCTGAACCGCGCCCCAACGCTGCACCGGCTCGGGATTCAGGCGTTCGAACCGATCCTGATCGAAGGGAACGCGATCCAGCTCCATCCGCTCGTTTGCACCGCGTTCAACGCCGACTTTGACGGCGACCAGATGGCCGTGCACGTTCCGCTGTCCGAAAAAGCGGTCGCCGAAGCCAGGCAGCTGATGCTCGCGTCAAAGAACCTGCTGAAACCGTCGGACGGCGAACCGATTATCTCGCCGTCGAAAGACATGGTCCTCGGCATTTACTACCTGACGATGGAATCCGCGCATCCGGAGCTCGGCGACGGCCGCGCCTTCTTCGACTCCGACGAAGTCAAGCTGGCCTACGACCTGAGCCAGGTCTCGCTTCACGCCAAAATCAAATTCCGGACGCAAACGATCTGGAACGAGGAAAAGCGGGTCGTTACCGAAGCGGTCAAAACCGCCGACAATCAGACCGAACTCATCGAAAAAGAGAAAACGTTCGTCGTCCGCCTCGACAGCCCGATCACACGGGTCATTGAAACGACGGTCGGACGCGTCCTCTTCAACGAAATTCTCCCGGAAGAGATCCGATTCAAGAACCAGACCTTCGAAAAAGGTTCGATTAAGGACCTGATTTCCGAAGTTTATCAAACCTGCGACCAGGAGGTCACGACCGTAACCGCCGACGCGATCAAGGACATCGGCTTCGAATACGCGATGCGCTCCGGATCGACGATCTCCGTCTTCGATATTACCGTTCCGGATACGAAAGAATCGCTCATCGCCAAAACAGAGCAGGAAGTCAACCAGATCAATAAACAATGGCGGCGCGGCCTCCTCACCGAACAGGAACGCGATTCCCGGACGATCTCCCTCTGGCGCGATACGACCGACATGATCGGAAGCGAAGTTAAACGCACGATGGATCCGCAGGGCAACATGGCGGTCATGGCCAATTCCGGCGCGTCGAAAGGCGGCTTCGGCCCCATTTCGCAGCTGGCCGGCATGCGCGGGCTGATGGCCGATCCGTCCGGACGGATTATCCGCCTCCCGATTAAATCCGGTTTCCGCGAAGGACTGACCGCGCTCGAATACTTTATCTCGACGCATGGCGCCCGGAAAGGGTTAGCCGATACCGCGCTCCGGACCGCCGACGCCGGCTACCTGACCCGCCGTCTCGTCGACATCGCGCAGGACCTGGTCATCAACGATGAAGACTGCGGCACGAGCGAGGGAATCACCATCCGCCGCAGCGAAAACGCCGCGAAACAGCGCTTCGCCGAACGGATCTACAGCCGCGTCCTCTGCGAACGCGTCGTCGACGACCGGACCGGCGAAATTATCGGCGAAAAAGACGAGCATATCACGCATGAAATGGCCGAGCGGATCGAGAAAAGCGGCGTCGAATCGGTCCACGTTTTCTCGCCGATGACCTGCGAGCTGAAACATGGGATTTGCGCCAAGTGCTATGGGCTTGACCTGAGCCGCGGAAAGAAAGTCGAATTGGGGACCGCCGTCGGAACCGTCGCCGCGCAGTCGATCGGCGAACCGGGAACGCAGTTAACGCTGCGCACGTTCCACAGCGGCGGCGTCGCGACCCAGAGCGATATTACCTCCGGTCTCCCGCGCGTCGAAGAACTCTTTGAAGCGCGCCGGACGCCGAAAGGCGAAGCCGTCGTCGCGCAGATCGAAGGCGTCGCGACGATTATCCAATCGGATAAAAATTCCGACCAGCGCGTCGTCCGCATCGATCATTCCGCTATAGCCGCCGATACGTTCGAAATTCCCGAAGGCTGGACGCTCGCGGTCGAGGACGAAGACACGGTGACGGCCGGATCCGTGATCGCCGATAACGGCGACGCAACCATCACCACGCCGCATACCGGACAGGTCCGGATCGAAGACAACAAAGTCATCGTCGGATACGAGCTCCGCGAAACCGAAGAATACGATATCCCGACGACGGCGCAGCTCGAAATCAGGGACGGCGATTACGTTTCCGCGGGCCAGCCGCTCACGAAGGGTTCGATCAACCCGCATATGATCCTGCGGTTGCAGGGGCGGGAAGCCTGCGCGAATTATATTCTCAGCGGGATTCAGCTCATCTACCGCGATCAGGGCCAGATGATCCACAATAAGCATTTCGAGGTCATTATCCGCAAGATGCTCGGCAAGGTTCAGATCACCCGATCCGGAGATTCTCCGTTCCTGCCGATGGACGTCGTCGATTACCTGCGGATCCGCGATATCAACCGCAAGCTCGAAGCCGAAGGAAAACAGCCGGCGAAATACGTCGAAACGCTTCTCGGCGTCTCGAAAGCATCGCTCAGCACCGATTCATGGCTGTCGGCCTCATCCTTCCAGCATACGATCAAAGTCCTCGCCTCGGCCGCGATCGCCGGCGCGAAAGACCCGCTTTACGGGTTGAAAGAAAACGTCATTATCGGGAAGCTCATCCCCGCCGGGACCGGCTTCTCGCAGGGCATGTTCGATAACGAAGACGAATATGTCCAGAACGGCGCGCTGATCGCCAATTTACCGTCGGACGAATAA
- a CDS encoding xanthine dehydrogenase, translating to MQNQNLYKNSEIGFRTPLYDAELKARGLIRYADDMKLPCMLYAKMVWSTVPHAIIKSIDTEAAERIPGVRAVCTWKNCSQVSYNSCGEDIDKFLTEKIFDQRVRYIGDRVAAVAADTLEIAERAAKLIKVEYQELPYYIDPGTAMHEDAYPIHEGGNVPETVYLSAGDVDGCWEDADHVLDFTYRLSSVHHGAMEPHVAIADYEANGKLTVYSPSQDVFGCRANLSRIFSLPLNKVRVINPCMGGGFGGKIDAILEPVVAQLSIMTLRPVKITLNRREEIISTRTRHAMTIHLKTAVMNDGRIIAEKMTMIANAGAYSAGTSSVVWASGGKFFKKHKTPNLRFTGYPVFTNTPVSGAMRGFGSPQRCFAQERQMNRIARMLNISVLDLQMINLVDAEDCDIRNQVPHGRAFPKEAVLRGKVLFDWEKNLDAMELSKERMARFRIGVGMAVGVHGNGVYGVMPDTSGVMLKLNEDGSLTVFTGYSDMGNGTVTTQLQIISSVIGIPLAHITCVTADTETTMWDLGNYSSRGTFVGGNAALKAAEHLASELRKEAAEILNVNPDEIFFENGAAIWKGSEKRSVTVADIVRHAKQANQRDICVSDTFASANLALSYGAHFCKVSVDTETGIVKPLLFVAAHDLGKVINPMQTEGQIEGAIQMGLGYALTEALLINEDGKVTNAILKKYKMLHAAEMPEIRIAFVENAEIGGPFGAKSIGECSVVPVAAAVANAVCNALDTSIDQLPLTPDVVLRAIQESNMR from the coding sequence ATGCAAAATCAAAATCTGTATAAAAACAGTGAAATTGGCTTTCGGACGCCTCTTTACGACGCTGAGTTGAAAGCCAGAGGGCTTATCCGTTATGCAGACGATATGAAACTTCCATGTATGCTGTATGCGAAAATGGTTTGGAGCACAGTTCCGCACGCAATTATCAAGTCGATCGATACGGAAGCAGCGGAAAGAATCCCAGGGGTGAGGGCTGTATGTACGTGGAAGAATTGCAGCCAGGTTTCTTATAACAGCTGCGGGGAGGATATCGATAAATTTCTGACCGAAAAAATTTTTGACCAGAGGGTTCGGTATATTGGCGATCGGGTGGCGGCGGTAGCGGCGGATACTCTTGAAATCGCGGAAAGGGCCGCCAAACTTATTAAAGTTGAATATCAGGAGCTTCCATATTATATCGATCCTGGAACGGCCATGCATGAAGACGCATATCCTATTCATGAGGGCGGAAATGTCCCTGAAACGGTATATCTTAGCGCTGGCGATGTGGATGGATGCTGGGAAGATGCGGATCATGTCCTGGACTTTACATACAGGCTGTCTTCCGTCCACCATGGGGCGATGGAGCCGCATGTCGCGATCGCAGACTACGAAGCGAACGGGAAACTGACCGTCTATTCACCGTCCCAGGACGTTTTCGGATGCCGCGCCAATCTTTCCCGTATTTTTTCGTTGCCTCTGAATAAAGTAAGGGTGATTAATCCTTGCATGGGCGGCGGTTTCGGAGGAAAAATCGATGCTATTTTAGAACCGGTCGTCGCTCAGCTTTCCATCATGACATTGCGCCCGGTGAAGATAACGCTGAATCGGCGGGAAGAGATTATTTCGACCCGGACGAGACATGCTATGACGATCCATTTAAAAACCGCTGTCATGAATGACGGACGTATTATAGCGGAGAAAATGACGATGATCGCTAACGCAGGCGCTTATTCAGCGGGAACTTCAAGCGTTGTCTGGGCTTCGGGCGGCAAGTTCTTCAAGAAGCATAAAACGCCGAATCTGCGTTTTACCGGTTATCCGGTTTTCACCAATACGCCTGTATCAGGAGCCATGCGCGGCTTTGGATCTCCGCAGCGATGTTTCGCCCAGGAAAGGCAAATGAATCGTATTGCCAGGATGCTTAATATATCCGTATTGGATTTGCAGATGATCAACTTGGTTGATGCTGAAGACTGCGATATCCGAAATCAGGTCCCACACGGAAGAGCCTTTCCGAAGGAAGCGGTTCTTCGCGGTAAAGTTCTGTTTGATTGGGAAAAGAATCTCGATGCGATGGAGCTCAGCAAGGAGCGTATGGCGAGATTCAGAATTGGTGTCGGGATGGCGGTAGGCGTTCATGGCAACGGCGTATACGGGGTTATGCCCGATACCAGCGGCGTTATGTTAAAGCTGAACGAGGATGGGAGTCTTACCGTTTTTACGGGTTACTCTGATATGGGAAATGGCACGGTTACAACCCAGCTTCAGATTATTTCTTCTGTAATCGGCATTCCCTTAGCGCATATAACCTGCGTAACCGCCGATACAGAAACCACAATGTGGGATTTGGGGAATTACTCCAGCCGAGGGACGTTTGTCGGCGGCAACGCGGCTCTAAAGGCTGCCGAACATCTTGCTTCTGAACTTAGGAAAGAAGCGGCGGAGATTCTGAACGTAAATCCTGATGAGATTTTTTTTGAGAATGGCGCAGCTATCTGGAAGGGCTCCGAAAAAAGGTCTGTGACTGTGGCCGATATTGTCCGCCATGCAAAGCAGGCAAACCAGCGGGATATTTGCGTCAGCGATACGTTTGCGTCCGCAAATTTAGCGCTGTCCTATGGGGCTCATTTCTGTAAAGTCAGCGTTGATACAGAAACGGGGATCGTAAAACCGCTATTGTTTGTCGCTGCGCATGATCTGGGTAAGGTGATTAATCCTATGCAAACCGAGGGTCAGATTGAAGGCGCGATCCAAATGGGACTTGGGTACGCTCTGACGGAAGCTCTCTTGATTAACGAAGATGGAAAAGTTACGAATGCTATTCTGAAAAAGTATAAAATGCTGCATGCTGCCGAGATGCCGGAAATTCGTATTGCTTTTGTTGAAAACGCTGAAATTGGCGGGCCTTTCGGAGCAAAAAGTATTGGAGAATGCTCCGTTGTCCCAGTGGCGGCGGCGGTTGCGAACGCGGTATGCAATGCGTTGGATACTTCGATTGATCAATTGCCGCTGACGCCGGATGTGGTTCTCAGGGCAATTCAGGAAAGTAATATGAGATAG
- a CDS encoding ADP-ribosylglycohydrolase encodes MIGAIIGDIAGSRFEFNNHRSKEFDLLTDSCSVTDDSIMTLAVARAILEASKAMPSGTDGFYAALSELTVKYLREIGRRYPRCGFGGRFYRWIFSDNPQPYNSFGNGAAMRISPAGFIAKTEREAVRLSQTITAVTHNHAEGIKGAEATTVAIMMARRGALKSEIRQRIARDYYPLEFTIDEIRPTYRYHASCQETVPQAIEAFLESDSFEDAIRTAISLGGDSDTLAAITGSIAEAYYGVPADLKEAALGYLDDELRAIYDEWERFCGSA; translated from the coding sequence ATGATCGGAGCAATCATCGGCGACATTGCAGGGTCGCGTTTTGAGTTCAATAACCACCGCAGCAAGGAATTTGACCTGCTTACTGATAGCTGCTCCGTCACAGACGACAGTATCATGACGCTTGCCGTCGCCAGGGCGATCCTGGAAGCGTCGAAGGCCATGCCGTCCGGCACGGATGGCTTTTACGCTGCGTTGTCTGAATTGACGGTGAAGTATCTGAGGGAGATCGGGCGGAGGTATCCGCGCTGCGGATTCGGCGGCAGGTTCTATCGATGGATTTTCAGCGACAATCCCCAACCCTATAACAGCTTCGGCAATGGAGCCGCCATGCGAATCAGCCCCGCTGGATTCATCGCGAAAACCGAGCGGGAAGCGGTCCGCCTTTCCCAGACGATTACGGCGGTCACGCACAATCACGCGGAAGGGATCAAAGGCGCGGAAGCCACGACCGTCGCGATCATGATGGCGAGACGAGGGGCGCTGAAAAGCGAAATTCGTCAGCGCATCGCCCGCGATTATTACCCGCTGGAGTTCACGATCGACGAAATCCGCCCCACTTACCGTTACCATGCGAGCTGCCAGGAGACCGTCCCGCAGGCGATTGAAGCTTTCCTGGAGTCCGATTCATTCGAAGACGCGATCCGCACGGCGATCTCTCTCGGCGGCGACAGCGATACCCTCGCCGCCATCACCGGCTCTATCGCCGAAGCGTATTACGGCGTTCCCGCCGATCTGAAAGAAGCTGCGCTCGGCTATCTCGACGATGAGCTGCGGGCGATTTATGACGAGTGGGAGCGGTTCTGCGGGAGCGCATAA
- a CDS encoding GNAT family N-acetyltransferase has translation MILETKRLILRRWEESDAEDLYQYASDPAVGPAAGWPPHQSIEESRNVIRTVFCAAEAYAICLKPENRAIGAIELKLNGRTNAVKSEDECELGYWIGKPFWGRGLVPEAAREILRHAFEDLGMNKVWCGYFEGNAKSKRVQEKVGFRYQYTLEDAAVPLLNEKRTDYVSCLTKEEWTGYK, from the coding sequence GTGATATTGGAAACGAAAAGATTAATTCTGCGCCGCTGGGAAGAAAGCGACGCGGAAGATTTATATCAATACGCCAGCGATCCCGCTGTGGGACCGGCGGCTGGATGGCCGCCCCATCAGAGTATCGAAGAGAGCCGGAACGTTATCCGGACCGTTTTTTGCGCTGCTGAGGCGTACGCGATCTGCCTGAAGCCGGAAAACAGGGCGATCGGAGCGATCGAGCTGAAGTTGAACGGAAGGACGAACGCAGTGAAAAGCGAAGACGAGTGCGAACTGGGGTACTGGATCGGGAAGCCGTTTTGGGGACGGGGATTAGTACCGGAGGCCGCGCGCGAAATTCTCCGACATGCGTTTGAAGATCTCGGGATGAATAAAGTCTGGTGCGGTTATTTCGAGGGGAACGCGAAATCAAAGCGGGTTCAGGAGAAGGTCGGCTTCAGGTATCAGTATACGCTGGAGGATGCAGCCGTTCCGCTTCTGAACGAAAAGCGGACGGATTATGTAAGTTGTCTTACGAAAGAGGAATGGACCGGGTATAAATAA
- a CDS encoding xanthine dehydrogenase, whose amino-acid sequence MTIQDDQGTVNIKIPVTLWINQKVIQLEIDPRWTMLYVLREVLDLTGTKCGCQTGDCGACKIIADGIAVNACTLLARKAHERQMKIETIENLADGEGLHPIQEAFIECGAVQCGYCTPGMIIAAKALLDRNPDPDESEIRGALSNNICRCTGYVKIVQAIQLSAKRLKESREHAKSKSV is encoded by the coding sequence ATGACGATTCAAGATGATCAGGGAACTGTAAATATAAAAATTCCAGTTACACTATGGATCAATCAGAAAGTTATACAGCTTGAAATAGATCCACGATGGACAATGTTGTATGTCCTTCGCGAAGTCCTTGATCTGACAGGAACAAAATGCGGATGCCAGACAGGAGACTGTGGGGCGTGTAAAATTATTGCCGATGGGATAGCGGTCAACGCTTGTACGTTGCTTGCGCGAAAGGCGCATGAGCGGCAAATGAAAATTGAGACGATCGAAAATTTAGCGGATGGCGAAGGCTTACATCCGATTCAGGAAGCTTTCATTGAATGCGGCGCTGTCCAATGCGGTTATTGTACTCCAGGAATGATTATCGCCGCGAAAGCGTTATTGGACAGGAATCCGGATCCGGATGAAAGCGAAATACGGGGAGCGCTGTCGAACAATATTTGCAGGTGCACGGGGTATGTGAAGATTGTTCAGGCGATTCAGTTATCAGCGAAGCGGTTGAAAGAAAGCCGGGAACATGCAAAATCAAAATCTGTATAA